A genomic window from Pecten maximus chromosome 6, xPecMax1.1, whole genome shotgun sequence includes:
- the LOC117329415 gene encoding LOW QUALITY PROTEIN: protocadherin-11 X-linked-like (The sequence of the model RefSeq protein was modified relative to this genomic sequence to represent the inferred CDS: inserted 1 base in 1 codon), with the protein MNFVGFYINMGAPIRQLFLLLTLDLYSQMTYAQESILKYKLREEQSKETFVGNVARDSLLYGNVSEQEFSRMRFQILTQGNEDASNFQINETSSSLLTKVVLDRETLCPDEVACVLXFNVAVYKQYVGTNQLDLHQIIPVEVRVDDVNDNSPVFPASEVALTVSEGVNVGHVILTSGAIDRDTGQNNSIQSYELQPSNEMFSLIQTPNLAGGSDLGLKVRFKLDRETRDFYELKVIASDHGFPVRTGSVKINVTITDENDNRPAFSRANYSTTIPENKAVGSTILILSASDFDAGNNAKLTYAFSSRVSQKVQQKFTINSTSGEISVIAPLDYEVDTQYQFIVVVSDQGQPPLMASAVVIVDIQDLNDNAPQININLSPVGTDISEAADVGQYVANVAVSDRDSEANGKVRCQVMGNSFRLEEIYTDMYKIVIQNKLDYETEKFHNVTVNCQDQGVPQRQNTTSFFIRVQDINDNPPEFTKPKYQVTMQESNDPGAYVQEVIATDKDSGNNGRVSYSLEPDGLSFFSIDPTMGTISADVSLDRELRPVIRFHVTATDQGTPPLNSSTVVEVILSDINDNTPMFIRPMFHFHVLENQDRGPKVGTLTAQDLDAGVNSQFSFDFVPPIPADFRLNKDTGIITGYTKLDRELQKMYNFTVMVTDKGTPRRYSTAQVTVEVLDDNDNIPVIVHPNNFNNTVYFPYTVNAGTLISQVEAYDIDDGDNSRLRYYIDTIDPPNSGDVFSMGLYSGSLVVARELHLYDADSYRLVLSVKDGGLNELKSYTNLNVIITVSNNTVLPLVGNDDTGMNIIIVVIIVVVTVVLSIAIVVTIIIIRRIDGGRQENNNHAKNEAQKIIAATAKMHETMSTDSSNNSDDPLKKKNKKEVSFSLSDETDSMNTSTLTNLTTFSTFKNPPTLDGSKSIEKPQASSSLLTASNLQASDDSYDKKYDLSNDSYDKKYDITRYYSPNHLHPPSPETIWLQQLKQDEANHIRDMLKKGEDAGSEMSAESATSDSGRGGSEEDVHSNRGHAFSDNEEPRQNIQSDLKTSDFSRQNSSRHSNALHSNYQDIPGKAAPPGDGYHRNISFSDDSVNANTTVDSCKHPSKLRGASPHKNLSSFSQYGGSRFRDHSNRSQLDTLNEGSMFGLQYSLADIDDTISESVATRDDDGDSTTTSGSYTINPDELRHEIDNLFFNDVIV; encoded by the exons ATGAATTTCGTCggattttatataaacatgggAGCGCCAATACGACAACTGTTTCTTCTCCTAACTCTGGATCTGTACTCTCAAATGACGTACGCCCAGGAGTCCATACTCAAGTACAAACTACGGGAAGAACAATCCAAGGAAACGTTTGTCGGAAATGTGGCACGTGATAGTCTTTTATATGGAAATGTATCGGAACAAGAGTTTAGCCGAATGAGATTTCAGATTCTTACACAAGGTAACGAGGATgcttcaaattttcaaattaacgAGACATCAAGCTCTTTGTTGACCAAAGTAGTATTGGACAGAGAAACTCTCTGTCCTGATGAAGTGGCATGTGTTC AATTTAACGTGGCAGTGTACAAACAATACGTGGGTACCAACCAGCTCGACCTTCACCAGATCATCCCTGTGGAGGTCAGAGTTGATGATGTCAATGATAACTCACCAGTATTCCCTGCCTCTGAAGTGGCCTTGACCGTCTCCGAGGGCGTCAATGTGGGTCATGTCATATTGACCTCTGGGGCCATTGACCGTGATACAGGCCAGAATAACTCCATACAATCTTACGAACTTCAGCCATCTAACGAAATGTTCAGTCTTATTCAAACTCCAAATTTGGCAGGAGGTTCAGATCTGGGATTAAAAGTTCGGTTTAAATTGGATCGAGAAACACGAGACTTTTATGAATTAAAAGTGATAGCAAGTGATCATGGGTTTCCCGTACGTACAGGAAGTGTTAAAATCAATGTCACTATTACAGACGAAAATGATAATCGTCCAGCTTTCTCGCGCGCCAACTACAGCACCACAATCCCGGAGAATAAGGCTGTTGGTTCGACTATCTTAATTCTCTCTGCATCTGATTTCGACGCTGGAAACAATGCCAAGCTTACATATGCGTTCAGCTCACGTGTGTCACAAAAAGTACAGCAGAAGTTCACCATCAATTCTACATCTGGGGAAATTTCTGTGATTGCACCCCTCGATTATGAGGTGGACACTCAGTACCAGTTCATTGTCGTTGTATCGGACCAAGGACAGCCACCATTAATGGCATCAGCTGTTGTCATAGTCGACATACAGGACCTCAACGACAATGCACCACAAATCAACATCAACCTCTCACCAGTTGGTACAGACATCTCGGAGGCCGCTGATGTTGGTCAGTACGTGGCTAATGTGGCCGTATCCGATCGTGACAGTGAGGCTAATGGGAAAGTCAGGTGTCAAGTCATGGGCAATAGTTTTCGATTGGAAGAGATCTACACTGATATGTACAAGATTGTCATTCAAAACAAGCTGGATTACGAGACAGAAAAATTTCATAATGTGACTGTAAATTGTCAGGACCAGGGTGTTCCTCAGCGACAGAACACAACCAGCTTCTTCATTCGTGTCCAGGACATTAATGACAATCCTCCGGAGTTCACCAAACCAAAGTACCAGGTGACCATGCAGGAATCTAATGACCCAGGCGCGTATGTTCAAGAAGTGATTGCTACGGACAAAGACAGTGGTAACAACGGACGTGTGTCCTACTCTCTCGAACCCGACGGTCTGTCCTTCTTTTCCATAGACCCTACCATGGGTACAATATCGGCGGATGTGTCGCTAGATCGCGAGTTACGGCCAGTCATCAGGTTCCATGTAACAGCCACGGACCAAGGAACCCCTCCGCTCAACTCCTCAACAGTAGTTGAGGTCATACTTAGCGATATCAATGACAACACGCCCATGTTTATACGTCCAATGTTCCACTTCCATGTGCTGGAGAACCAGGACCGTGGACCCAAGGTTGGCACCTTGACCGCCCAGGATCTAGACGCTGGCGTCAACAGTCAGTTTAGTTTCGATTTTGTGCCACCAATTCCAGCTGATTTCCGGCTAAACAAGGATACAGGAATTATCACAGGCTACACAAAACTAGACCGTGAATTACagaaaatgtataattttactGTGATGGTAACGGACAAAGGTACACCTCGTCGGTATAGCACCGCCCAGGTCACTGTGGAAGTCCTTGACGACAACGACAACATCCCAGTTATCGTTCATCCAAATAATTTCAACAATACTGTATATTTCCCATACACTGTAAACGCAGGAACACTAATCAGTCAGGTTGAGGCCTATGATATTGACGATGGTGACAATTCACGTCTTCGTTACTATATTGACACCATTGACCCACCGAACTCGGGAGATGTATTTAGTATGGGGCTTTATAGCGGTAGTCTGGTTGTAGCTCGCGAATTACATCTCTACGATGCAGACTCATACCGACTCGTACTGTCTGTCAAAGATGGTGGACTCAACGAGCTCAAATCTTACACTAATCTCAACGTGATTATCACCGTTAGTAACAACACTGTGCTTCCGTTAGTCGGTAACGACGACACTGGAATGAACATTATAATAGTCGTCATCATTGTCGTTGTCACTGTCGTCTTGTCTATAGCTATTGTGGTCACCATCATTATCATACGCAGAATTGACGGAGGTCGCCAAGAAAACAATAATCACGCAAAAAACGAGGCACAAAAAATAATAGCAGCTACTGCTAAAATGCATGAGACTATGTCGACTGATTCTTCGAACAATTCTGATGATCCGCTAAAAAAGAAGAATAAAAAAGAAGTGAGTTTTTCTCTAAGTGATGAAACAGACTCTATGAATACTTCAACATTGACAAATTTAACaacattttcaacttttaaaaATCCTCCAACATTAGATGGAAGTAAATCTATAGAG AAACCACAAGCGTCCAGTTCACTGCTGACTGCGAGTAATCTTCAAGCATCAGATGATAGTTACGACAAAAAGTATGACCTCAGTAATGACAGTTACGACAAAAAATACGATATCACTCGTTACTACAGTCCGAACCACCTTCATCCACCTAGTCCGGAGACAATATGGCTGCAGCAGCTGAAACAGGATGAG GCTAACCATATCCGGGATATGCTGAAGAAAGGTGAGGATGCGGGAAGTGAGATGTCTGCAGAATCTGCCACAAGTGATAGTGGACGAGGTGGTAGTGAGGAGGACGTCCACAGTAACCGCGGACACGCCTTCTCCGATAATG aagaaCCACGCCAAAATATCCAAAGTGATCTCAAGACCTCAGACTTTTCCCGCCAAAACTCATCTAGACATTCGAATGCATTACATTCCAATTATCAAGATATTCCTGGCAAGGCAGCACCCCCTGGTGATGGTTACCATAGGAACATCAGTTTCAGTGATGACAGTGTGAATGCAAACACAACAGTTGACAGTTGTAAACACCCATCAAAACTACGGGGTGCAAGTCCCCACAAAAACTTGTCTTCGTTTTCGCAATATGGTGGCAGTAGATTTCGTGATCACAGTAACAGATCTCAGCTAGACACTCTCAATGAAGGTAGCATGTTCGGTCTTCAGTATTCGTTAGCGGACATCGATGACACGATAAGTGAAAGTGTTGCAACACGTGATGATGACGGCGACAGTACAACGACATCCGGGAGTTACACGATTAACCCAGATGAACTTCGACATGAGATTGATAATCTCTTCTTCAATGATGTCATTGTGTGA